The Vigna radiata var. radiata cultivar VC1973A unplaced genomic scaffold, Vradiata_ver6 scaffold_486, whole genome shotgun sequence DNA segment NNNNNNNNNNNNNNNNNNNNNNNNNNNNNNNNNNNNNNNNNNNNNNNNNNNNNNNNNNNNNNNNNNNNNNNNNNNNNNNNNNNNNNNNNNNNNNNNNNNNNNNNNNNNNNNNNNNNNNNNNNNNNNNNNNNNNNNNNNNNNNNNNNNNNNNNNNNNNNNNNNNNNNNNNNNNNNNNNNNNNNNNNNNNNNNNNNNNNNNNNNNNNNNNNNNNNNNNNNNNNCTTACAATATCGATGttcattttaaattctaatCCATAATTCTATATTATGACCTTTTGCATATATCTTATTTCATGATTGTCATTTAGAGATTTATCCATGTCTCATAATGACATCCTTAAAAGGTGTTTTAAGACTTACACACCCACATTAGATTTATGAAgagatatgaaaaaaatataataatacacaTTCCTAAAAATggtatacaaaatatataagtcCTTCTATATCTTTAACAAAAATTCTTATACAATatccataataataataataatattagctccaaattaagaattaaactTAAGAATTTTGAACAAACTTGAAaacattaagtttttttttttctcaggaCAAAGACACAAGCAAAACttcaaaaagaaatttcaaaacatgttgTCATATACAAAAATTCCTTCTAATTTTATGTcatagaaaatatttgaaaattcataaatataataaaaatatatatttattatcggtcatttattttttttcacaaaaataaggAGAGAAACCTATTTTTTGTAGATGCATAATTTAGTTCAAGTGTTTCTTATAACTCTAgcaattttagtataaaaaattattttataaagattatcatacaaaacacttaaaatatatctatgatataaaatatcattatcactTTTAGAATGCAGAAAATATTAGAAgcatcaattaatataataaaaaggatAATAGTTTTAGCAATCGCTCTTAATTTTAAAGGATAATACTAGTTTGTTTTCTTGTCgcatttttctataataatattaaattaatgttattatattagcttttctttttaacgtgtttatcttaaaaattaaaaaaaaaaaataagtgtttaataaattttgaattttatctttctaaaaattgattttgatgtatatatataatttataatatagatttcatcattcaaattaataaataaattatagttagtattaaattatatattatatattttatttaataacataataataaatattaaaaattataatatgctaaaactatttaataaatatataattttatatttatacataaataatattatttgtaaaaatgaattaaaattttataatatgaataaatCATCTTAATcctgattttaatcaatttgagAGAAAACTGTAGAgataatgactttttttttttttttttatttcaattcgAGTGAACCTCttaaaaaaagaactttttaaGTTAGAGTTCACCTTCATGAGTCAAATTAACATATCTTATATAATAGGTACCACACAAAAACTTTAGGtttgcaaatattttttacaaaaattgatgtatttttctatttttataaaacctCTGCATTGGGACCTACCATGACAAaagtaattgaaattttgaCTGAGAAAGGGAAAAGAGGGAAAGTGATTTTTCGAAAACCAAAATAACTCatttgtgaaaataaaatatttccgTTGCCGGGAATCGAACCCGGGTCTCCTGAGTGAAAGCCAGATATCCTAACCGCTGGACGACAACggatcatatgaaaaatatgaatgacattaaagatttaattaaataaatataatttgtgaGACAATGAGATTGGGTTTTGAGAATGGGAAGTTTTTAGGGAAATGATATTAGAACTTAGTGTCaggaaaatataacaaaaaaaagaaattagctAGGAGAGGTGATGAGAATGTGATTTTGTACTTTTGGTAACTAAGTCTtttcctttaataattttttaatgaaatgaattttttgaGGGAGAAAAATGGAAGATGGGAGGAAATGAAATATTATCTATAAGTGGGGAGTGAAGAGAAATTTCAATACTATAGCTGATGATGTTAAGTTGACGTTGGagttgaaaattaatatttaaagcttaaaaattcaatagacacattttttaaaaggaatttaattaaaataattaaatttataagagcataaaacttaattacgtgttaattatttttagaaacgTTTTTTCTCACCTAGTAAATGTAGAATGTTGGACAACACGTTATTTCTTATTTAGCTCTTCTTTTAgtcaaataataaagtaaaaataatttggtaAATAAAGATTCAAAATGGTGTCAATAATCTGCTCTTTGTTCAGTTGATATATTAAGttctagtaaaaaaataaattgatgtaaaaatgaaaaattacattGCGGTTAGTGACAACctttttgagaaaaagaaaattatcagataataaataatcatcCAAAAACTTTTTTTCCTGATGGCGTTTTGTTGTAATGAAGAATTTGGTCTAGAAATTTCATTTCCATAATCATGATTCAGATATCTTGGATTGTTGtcactttaataaaaaataattgatgatgttgatgttgattttttgaTTGGAAGGCTGTgttatatttttcctttcttattgttattattttttttttttaatttagaagcATTTCACTATTATGTGGCTTCCTTTGTTTGATGACTTCCTTTATTTGCTTTGCTTAACAtttgaataatgaaataatttgatATGCTTTGAGTTAAAATCATGTTGATTTGTAAGGTGAAGAATCATTAGCGTAAAAAATCATTACacgtgtttattttattttactatatttttaggTTTgacttttctctaaattttcaCATCTACAATGACATTTGAAAGAATTGGTAATTGGTCTGGAGTGCTTTTTAGAGATGTTTCATCATTTTCAGATCTCGCGGGTTATTGTGTGAGTTAGAGTTAATtgagtgtttttaattttatttttattttttttaaattaaaattgaaaattattaaaatatccctTTATTtaatgttggaagtctcacatcaattagagataaaactaatttataatatataagtgaggttcaaaccttaccttacaagcttgttttgtggggttgagttaggcgtAAAAACTCcctttttaacatggtatcagaagaaaattaattcttcaTCACGTTCTTCCGCAACCAATTCTCTTACTACcaaaatcttcatcttctattaCAATTTACATTCCTCAACTTTGGGacttattttattctttgtgttcatatatgtgcatttatgttcatatatttttatatttatattccttTCTTATATTTCtctaaacaattatatatatcaattgtactctctctttatcattaaataagaaatacatatttcatcctttcttttctcataacatggtatcagagccgtGATtgaagcctatcctagcgatatttctcATTTCTTGGACATTTCTGTTCCATCCAATTTCTATTATCACGTACGATATGTCTacacctcggcgtgaagggggtgtgttgcaaacctcaccttagaagccggttttgtggggttgggTTAGGCgtaaaaactcactttctaacatggtatcaaagccatggtgaaagcctatcctagcgagttctaagtgggtatttctgtttctattccacccgttgtcgggccgctattggaccacccaatttctactatcacgcacgagatgtctatacctcgacgtgaaggggtgtgttgaaagtcccacatcaactagagataaggccaatttataacatataagtgaggtgcaaacctcaccttacaagccggttttgtgggattgagttagacttaaactcCACTTCTTATTCAAAATTTCTATATTCAGAATTTATATATTCAGAATTTCTGAAAAAAACTATTTGtcaaagtttataataatatttaagataatcttcttagaagaaataaattaagaagaaagataatataaccttttttatctttattctaACACCGttttgtaatatttgttttcataCAACAGGTGGAATTCCATATAATCTATAGAttcatcaaattataatatataaataatcgtaaactaagtttaaaattaaggtttttaaaaattgaattaaacttaaattctaaaGGGATGGTATTGGAATGACTAGAGTTTAtcttatcaaaatattaaaccttatGTCATGGATGGAAATGTTCAGTCATGAACATAAAGGAGTTTAATAATAAATGGGGGGTTATGGTGGCCCTAAGCCAATGGCCTTCATTCTTCCTGGACTCCCTGCTGGCATGTGATTGAAAAGTTTGGATATATCATAATTTCgataagaataattatattttcacagtttttacattaatttgatattactttttttcataaatacagaagtttatttttattatgatgaatttatttcttttattattggtATTTATTAATGtcaaacaatttctttttctttggccaaCGCATACTAAAGATAAAGGTGTTCTTACCGAGGAGCAGTTTCAATGCCAGAGGCGTTCTTCTCCTGTGCATGCTGAACCAGACAGCTATACTATTTTGTTGTCTTGTTAAACTCACTCCCTTAATTTCTTCATGGCACCCCTACTTCACACAAACATCATCACTATATATTGAGGGTGCTACAGAGATCTTAATCCACCAAATTACCTCCTTCACTTGAACCAATCCGTTTGATGGAGCAAACCAAAGAGGGCAGCAACACAAATGAAAAGATGGTTAGTGATGTGGATTCTTCTTCAACTCATGTTGAAGAATTCCAACCACAAAAACATGACAAGGATCCTGGTCTGAATTTAAGAAGGTAGACTATTTTATTTGAACTTCTTGTTGTACTTACGTTGGGAGTTTGTTTAACATACATGTCATTTTATTTACAGAACGGTCTCAAATCATTCTGCCAAAAAGTCACggaagaagaagtggaaaattattaagaaattgGAAGATGAGGCCAAAATGTTGCAGGTGAttgttgttattaatttttataaaatcaatgtAATAGACAATGTTATCAGAAGATTTGGCTTTTGTTGGATATTCAGAAGAAGTCTATGCTATTATTGCTCTCATATAATAATGTGTATTCATATGAAGGCTCAACTTGCCATACTTAAACCAGAACATGAGAGACAAAAGAAGCAGCTGCAGCTTTTAATGGAGGAAGAGAAGGCGTTGCTCAAGGAAATGCATGATCTTCAGGAAAAGGCATTGCTCAAAGATGGTAGAACTGTTTCATCTTtagaacatgtttttttttgtttgtggtttttcattcattaatattaattagtagATATATAGTTTCACTAATATAGGCACTGTCTTTGTATAGCTGAAAATGAGAAGAGCATGGAGACGATAAAAATGCTGAAGGAGCTCCGACAAAAGCAGGTAGAGGAATTGCTTAAGCTTGATATTGATCCGTTTGATTCTGTGTTCAATGCTGCACCCTCATGTGAAGGTAACAACAAAGAGTGTGTTAATTTTGTTGTGTTGCAACACTCGTTTTTTTCAACTGagattttcttttgcttcttttttccTGGTTATAGGTGGAAGTGGATCGAAATCTCCATGAGCTAAGGAAGATGGTGACAGCTGCTATGCATGAAATAAAGAGGAGACCATGTTTGAAGAGGAACTAGTTTTCTTTAGGCATAGGGTTTccatttaatgttgttttgtaGTCTCTGAAAAAACAATGTTGTTTGCATAGTGGTTGTATAAGTGGaggtttttatttaatgttctTGTTTGATTAATGTTTCATTTC contains these protein-coding regions:
- the LOC111240987 gene encoding ninein-like, which translates into the protein MEQTKEGSNTNEKMVSDVDSSSTHVEEFQPQKHDKDPGLNLRRTVSNHSAKKSRKKKWKIIKKLEDEAKMLQAQLAILKPEHERQKKQLQLLMEEEKALLKEMHDLQEKALLKDAENEKSMETIKMLKELRQKQVEELLKLDIDPFDSVFNAAPSCEGGSGSKSP